The Humulus lupulus chromosome 3, drHumLupu1.1, whole genome shotgun sequence genome window below encodes:
- the LOC133822862 gene encoding transcription factor BIM2 has protein sequence MRTPAKGHHEEEEFEDDEYGSKKEGPSSNNNSNSKDAKNNDKASAIRSKHSVTEQRRRSKINERFQILRDLVPHSDQKRDTASFLLEVIEYVQYLQEKVHKFEGSYQGWSSEPTKLIPWRNSHWRVQNFVGHPPQTIKNGPGAAFSGKFDESNMSISPTMLTSPQNLVDSDPSRDVACKTLDRQPEAANKGVPLPIPTLASMSARTSDGMLTQPLQIPVSESQSTQCPTTSDGPNQQEEFMVEGGTISVTSAYSQGLLNTLAQALQNAGLDLSQASISVQIDLGKRANRVLSAGTSSSKDYENAPSSNQTIAHHRDAGVGEDSDQAQKRLKT, from the exons ATGAGAACACCAGCCAAGGGTCACCATGAAGAGGAAGAGTTTGAGGACGATGAGTATGGCTCCAAGAAAGAAGGCCCTTCTTCAAATAATAACTCCAATAGCAAAG ATGCTAAGAATAATGACAAGGCTAGTGCTATACGATCAAAACATTCAGTGACAGAGCAGCGAAGGAGGAGCAAGATAAATGAGAG attCCAGATATTGAGAGATCTTGTACCTCATAGTGACCAAAAAAGAGATACGGCTTCATTCCTACTAGAG GTGATCGAGTATGTTCAATATTTACAGGAAAAGGTACACAAGTTTGAGGGTTCATACCAAGGGTGGAGTTCAGAGCCCACAAAGTTGATACCTTGG AGAAACAGTCATTGGCGTGTTCAGAATTTTGTGGGTCATCCTCCTCAAACCATAAAAAATGGACCTGGAGCAGCATTTTCGGGAAAATTTGATGAGAGTAACATGTCAATCTCCCCAACAATGCTTACAAGCCCACAAAATTTGGTAGACTCAGATCCTAGCAGGGATGTTGCTTGCAAGACCTTGGATCGTCAACCAGAGGCAGCAAACAAGGGAGTTCCTTTACCAATACCTACATTAGCCAGTATGTCTGCTCGCACAAGTGATGGTATGCTTACACAGCCTCTTCAGATACCTGTTTCAGAATCACAATCAACTCAGTGCCCTACAACAAGTGATGGGCCGAACCAACAGGAGGAATTTATGGTTGAAGGGGGAACAATTAGCGTCACTAGTGCTTACTCTCAAGG GTTATTAAACACTCTGGCCCAAGCGTTGCAGAACGCAGGTTTGGACCTGTCACAGGCCAGCATCTCAGTGCAGATTGATCTTGGTAAGCGTGCCAACAGAGTACTGTCCGCTGGGACATCCAGTTCTAAG GATTATGAAAATGCTCCCTCTAGCAATCAAACTATTGCACATCATAGAGATGCAGGTGTTGGGGAAGATTCAGATCAAGCTCAAAAGCGGCTCAAAACATAG
- the LOC133822861 gene encoding rhamnogalacturonan I rhamnosyltransferase 1-like, whose amino-acid sequence MEKCKVIGFGDYHHHDDQEYTQLVFGSEAKDGTNNIIYQFHDDDDDSKYSTSGGAIKVEKLTSYVIRYVKAEKLRSLHRLKLWAVGSATAAFFLCACLLQLTTLTEFMRKPTSNFPSSPQQIGLPPQRVYESNGFLLVSANGGLNQMRSGICDMVAIARNMNATLIVPELDKTSFWNDHSKFEDVFDVDHFITSLRDEVRILKKLPHHLIHNPPFSMPPVSWSNMSFYDKVVVPRLQKYGVVHFTKSDSRLANNGIPLEVQKLRCRVNYRALKFTPKIEETGKKIVELLRRNGPFVVLHLRYEMDMLAFSGCSEGCNTNEIEELTKLRYAYPWWKQKEIDSAKKRQMGECPLTPEETALTLRALDIDPAMQIYIAAGHIYGGQRRMADLKLAFPHLIKKETLLEPSELEPFQNHSNQMAALDYVVSLESHIFIPTHRGNMALVVEGHRRYLGFKPTIIPNKRLLVYLIDQYRNGSLSWNEFSLAVKRGHAGKFGSPTPRLGIPGKPKEEQYFYSNPYECLPPFAQKSS is encoded by the exons atgGAGAAATGCAAGGTCATTGGTTTTGGTGATTACCACCATCATGATGATCAAGAGTACACTCAATTAGTATTTGGATCAGAAGCCAAGGATGGtactaataatattatttatcagtttcatgatgatgatgatgattccAAGTACAGTACTAGCGGAGGAGCCATCAAAGTGGAGAAGCTTACGAGCTATGTGATAAGATATGTAAAGGCTGAGAAGCTAAGGAGCTTGCACCGGCTGAAGCTGTGGGCGGTGGGATCGGCCACCGCCGCCTTCTTCCTCTGCGCTTGTCTGCTGCAGCTCACTACTCTCACCGAGTTCATGAGAAAGCCCACTTCCAATTTCCCCTCCTCTCCTCAACAGATCGGTCTTCCTCCCCAAA GAGTTTATGAGAGCAATGGGTTTTTGCTTGTATCAGCTAATGGGGGATTGAATCAAATGCGATCTGGT ATTTGTGACATGGTAGCAATTGCAAGAAATATGAATGCAACGCTTATAGTCCCAGAATTGGATAAAACCTCCTTTTGGAATGATCACAG TAAGTTCGAAGATGTGTTTGATGTGGATCATTTCATCACATCATTGAGAGACGAAGTCAGGATATTGAAGAAGCTTCCTCACCATCTTATTCATAATCCCCCATTTTCCATGCCTCCTGTCAGCTGGTCCAACATGTCATTTTATGATAAAGTG GTAGTTCCCAGACTGCAAAAATATGGAGTGGTTCACTTCACCAAAAGTGATTCAAGGCTGGCCAATAATGGGATTCCTTTAGAAGTTCAAAAGCTACGGTGCCGAGTAAATTACAGAGCTTTGAAATTTACTCCCAAAATAGAAGAGACTGGCAAGAAGATTGTAGAACTTTTGAGACGAAACGGTCCATTCGTAGTTCTTCACCTCAGATACGAAATGGATATGTTGGCATTCTCAGGTTGCTCTGAAGGTTGCAACACCAATGAAATTGAAGAATTGACAAAACTCAG ATACGCGTATCCATGGTGGAAACAGAAAGAAATAGATTCCGCAAAGAAGCGACAAATGGGAGAATGCCCTTTAACCCCAGAGGAAACTGCACTGACACTGAGAGCCTTGGATATTGATCCTGCTATGCAAATCTACATTGCTGCTGGTCACATCTATGGGGGACAAAGGAGAATGGCAGACTTAAAACTAGCCTTTCCTCATTTG ATTAAAAAGGAGACATTGCTAGAGCCATCCGAGCTTGAGCCCTTCCAGAATCATTCCAACCAGATGGCTGCTTTGGATTACGTTGTGTCATTGGAAAGCCATATTTTCATTCCAACTCATAGAGGAAACATGGCATTAGTCGTTGAAGGCCATCGCCG ATACTTGGGTTTCAAGCCCACTATCATTCCAAACAAAAGGCTTTTGGTGTATCTAATAGACCAGTATAGGAATGGAAGCCTGAGCTGGAATGAATTTTCCCTAGCAGTGAAAAGGGGCCATGCAGGTAAATTTGGTAGCCCGACTCCAAGACTGGGGATTCCGGGCAAACCAAAGGAGGAACAGTACTTTTATAGTAATCCATACGAGTGTTTACCCCCATTTGCTCAAAAATCATCATAG